The genomic region CGGAGCGCGAAAACGACAGGCTCGAGGGGGTGACCTACCGGCCGGTGCAGCACGGCCACGGCGAGGTCTTCCCCGTCGACGCCTTCCGCGCCGACGTGAACGCGGTGGTGGACTTCCGCTTCTCGCCCTCGCCCCGCCTCGACTGGTGGTTCGACCACCACGCGAGCGGCTTCCCAACCCCCGCCGACCGCGCCGCGTTCGAGGCCGACCGGAGCGGGCAGAAGTTCTGGGACCCGAAGGCCCCCTCCTGCACCGGCTTCATCGCCCGCACCCTCTCCGGCCGCTTCGGCTGGCGGGCGCCGGAGCTCGACGAGCTGGTGCGCTGGGCCGACGTGATCGACGCCGCGCGCTTCCCCTCGGCCGCGATGGCGGTCCGCCTCGAGGAGCCGGCGCTCCGGGTCATGACGCTGCTCGAAGCGAGCAAGGACCCGGCCCTGCAGCCCCGGATCATCGAGGCGATGCAGCGGCAGCCGCTCGCCGCGATCGTCGCGGAGCCCTGGGTGGCCGGCCCGCTCGCCCCGATCCTCGAGCGTCACGTCCGCTCCATCGACACGGTGCGCCGTCAGGCCCGGATGGAGCGGGGGGTGGTGTTCGCCGACCTGTCCGAAACGGGGCTGGAGGCGGCCAACAAGTTCATCGCCTACGATCTCTTCCCGGAAGCCCGTTACACTGTGGTGGTGTCGCGCGATCCCAAGCGGACGAAGGTCTCGGTGGGCTCGAACCCCTGGTCCCAGGTGCCGAGGACGCACGACATCTCGAAGATCTGCGAGCGGTACGGCGGCGGCGGGCACCCGGTGGTCGGCGCGGTCTCGCTGCCGCCCGACCGGCTCGACGAGGCCCGCCGCGTCGCCGCGGAGATCACCCGTGAGCTGCAGGACGGCTCGGAGCCGCGCCCATGACCCCAGGCCAGTACATCCTCGTGGTGGACGACGACGACGACTTCCGTGAGGCGCTCGGCGAGGTCCTGAGCGTGGCCGGGTACCCGGTGCAGCAGGCCGAGAACGGCGAGGTCGCGCTCAAGCGGGTCAAGGAGGAGGCGCCGGGCATGGTGCTCCTCGACCTCAAGATGCCGGTGCTCGACGGCTGGGGCGTGATGGAGCGGATGCGCGGCGACGCCCGCAGCGCGGCGGTGCCCATCCTCATCCTCTCGGCCTACGGGTTCGAGTGGGAGGCGGAGCTGCTCGGCGCGCAGGGCTACATCCCGAAGAGCGTCGGGATGGACGAGATCCTGGAGCGGGTGCGCAAGGCGGCGGGGCCGCCGCCGATGCGCCACTGAGCTGCACCTCACCCAGAGTACCCCCGCTGCACTCCCTCCCCGCTCGGGCGGGGAGGGTTGGGGAGGGGCGGCCAGCGGTGCCTCGCGTCTCACCCCCTCCCTGTCCCTCCCCCGCTCCGCGAGAGAGGGGAAGACCCCGCGGCTACGTCTCGGCGTAGCGCTTGGCGGCCGCCAGGTCGCGCCGGAGCTCCTCCGCGTTCCGGCGCGGTCCGTAGCCGGGGGTGTCCCGCTGGATGCGCCACCCTTCCCGCAAGGGCCCGGCGTCCACCACGTCGAACCCGAACTGATCGATGAGCCGGCCCACCACGGCCTTGGCCGCGTCGTCGTCGCCGGCGATCACCAGCGCCCGGCGGTTCGGGGTGCCCTTCGGCTGGCCGTGGGTGGTGAGCTCCGCCGCGTAGATGTGGTTGAAGGCCTTCACCACCTTCGACCGGGGGAGGTGGGCCTGGAGCAGCTCGGAGGTGGTGGTGGTCTCCTCGTCGAGCTCCCGGAGGTGGCCGTCGCGCTCGGGGTAGTAGTTGTCGGTGTCGATCACCACCTTGCCGGCCAGCGGCTCGACCGGCACCGCCCGGTAGGCCTTGAGGGGAACGGTGACCACCACGAGGTCGCCGGCCTGGGCCGCCTCCTCGGGCGTGGCGGCGCGGGCCCGCGGACCGAGCTCCTTCACCAGGGGGGCGAGCGTCTGGGGACCGCGCGAGTTGCTCAGCACCACGTCGTAGCCGTTCGCCACCGCCAGCCGCGCGAGCTGGCTGCCGATGTGTCCTGCCCCGATGAGGCCGATGGTCTTCATGGCGCGATGGGTACCCACCGGCCGGCCGCGGCGCAACCACCGCCGGGGCTCCTTTCGATCAGTGCACCGAGGGCGCCTCCTCGGCGAACGCGGGCGCGGCGTCGGCCGAGAGGTCCACCACCCGGAACTTCCGGTCGAGCGCGCTCTTCAGCACCGGGACGGCCACGTTGTAGACCGGCACGCCCTTGGGGGTCCGCGCCTCGAGCCGGCCGTGGTGGGCGTGGCCGTGGAACACCGCCTGCGCGCCGAAGGCGTCCACGGGCGCCACGAGCCGGCTCGTGCCGAGGAACGGGTAGAGGCCGGAGGCCTCGCCCTCGCAGGTGGCCGCCACCGGCGCGTAGTGGAGGATGACCACCCGCAGCGGCGTGTCGAGCTGCGCCAGCGCCGCCTCGAGCTTCAGCGACTCCGAGACCCCCTCCTGCACGAAGGCCTTCACCGCCGGCTCCCCGAAGGCCTGCAGCGTCGAGCCCTCGAAGCCGCCGCCGAACCCCTTCACGCCCGCCACCCCGAGCCGCCGGTCGAGGATCGCGTGGTCGCCGTCGAGGAGCTGAACGCCCGCGTCGTGGAGGATGGCGCAGAGCTCCTTCACCTTGCCGGCGTCGAAGTCGTGGTTGCCGAGCACCGCGGCGCAGGGCACCCGCAGGCCGGAGAGCGCCTCGGCGAGCGTCTGCGCCTCCTCGGGCAGGCCGCGGTCGGTGAGGTCGCCGCAGAGGACGAGCCCCTCCGCCTCGCCGTTCACCGCCCGGACGAAGTCGCGGAACCGGCCGTGCTGGTCCTCGCGGCAGTGCAGGTCAGCGGCCGCCGCCAGCCGGAAGCTCTGCGGTCTCGCCATGCCGTCCCTCGCCCTCTGCCCGCCTGAGCCGCTCCTCGAAGCGGCGGCCGTCCTCGTACCCGAGCTGCTCGAGCGCGTGCTGGTACTGCACGCGGCTGAGGAGGTTGCCGCGGCAGACCGGCCGGTCCCAGTCGCCGGCGCGGTGCTCGTCGAGCGTGCGCCGGCACAGCTCGGTCACGACCCACCCCGGCACCTTCGAGCGGTCGCTCGGGTAGGCGTACATGAAGCTCGTGACGTGCGCGAAGAGCACCTGCCAGTGCCGGTCGAAGCGGGCCAGGAGCCGGCGCCAGTCGAGCTCGTCCCCCACGGCGCGCAGGAGGTTGGCGACGTCGGCGCCGTCGAAGCGCTCGCGCTCGCAGACGAAGGCCTTCGACCAGATGATCTCCTCGGGCGGCGCGAGGAGCACCGGCACGCCCATCACCACCCCCTCGCGCGCGTGGGTGAACCAGAGGTCGTCCACCTCGGCCACGCCGTTCCCGGAGGAGAAGATGAGGTCCACGAAGTAGTCGCCGGCCCAGGCCTTGCCGATCCAGCCCGGGTCGGTGAGCTCGGTGCGGAACCCGGCGCGCTCCAGCACCTCGAACGCCTGCTCGAGCGCCCCGCGGTCGAGGAAGACGTCGAGGTCCTTGGTGTCGCGGAACTGGCCGGTGTACTCGAAGAACGCGTAGGCCCCCGCCACCACGAACGGCACGCCGGCGTCGCGGAGCGCGCGCAGGGCGAGCGCCCGGGCGTCCAGCTCTTCCCGGCTCCGGCCGTTGGTGGCGAGCTCCTCGCCGGCTCGGTCGG from Anaeromyxobacter paludicola harbors:
- a CDS encoding DHH family phosphoesterase, with translation MRLEILHHANCFDGCASAALFGRWFTERENDRLEGVTYRPVQHGHGEVFPVDAFRADVNAVVDFRFSPSPRLDWWFDHHASGFPTPADRAAFEADRSGQKFWDPKAPSCTGFIARTLSGRFGWRAPELDELVRWADVIDAARFPSAAMAVRLEEPALRVMTLLEASKDPALQPRIIEAMQRQPLAAIVAEPWVAGPLAPILERHVRSIDTVRRQARMERGVVFADLSETGLEAANKFIAYDLFPEARYTVVVSRDPKRTKVSVGSNPWSQVPRTHDISKICERYGGGGHPVVGAVSLPPDRLDEARRVAAEITRELQDGSEPRP
- a CDS encoding response regulator, whose protein sequence is MTPGQYILVVDDDDDFREALGEVLSVAGYPVQQAENGEVALKRVKEEAPGMVLLDLKMPVLDGWGVMERMRGDARSAAVPILILSAYGFEWEAELLGAQGYIPKSVGMDEILERVRKAAGPPPMRH
- a CDS encoding NADPH-dependent F420 reductase is translated as MGTHRAMKTIGLIGAGHIGSQLARLAVANGYDVVLSNSRGPQTLAPLVKELGPRARAATPEEAAQAGDLVVVTVPLKAYRAVPVEPLAGKVVIDTDNYYPERDGHLRELDEETTTTSELLQAHLPRSKVVKAFNHIYAAELTTHGQPKGTPNRRALVIAGDDDAAKAVVGRLIDQFGFDVVDAGPLREGWRIQRDTPGYGPRRNAEELRRDLAAAKRYAET
- a CDS encoding metallophosphoesterase family protein, encoding MARPQSFRLAAAADLHCREDQHGRFRDFVRAVNGEAEGLVLCGDLTDRGLPEEAQTLAEALSGLRVPCAAVLGNHDFDAGKVKELCAILHDAGVQLLDGDHAILDRRLGVAGVKGFGGGFEGSTLQAFGEPAVKAFVQEGVSESLKLEAALAQLDTPLRVVILHYAPVAATCEGEASGLYPFLGTSRLVAPVDAFGAQAVFHGHAHHGRLEARTPKGVPVYNVAVPVLKSALDRKFRVVDLSADAAPAFAEEAPSVH
- a CDS encoding nucleotidyltransferase family protein, with the translated sequence MVPTDRAGEELATNGRSREELDARALALRALRDAGVPFVVAGAYAFFEYTGQFRDTKDLDVFLDRGALEQAFEVLERAGFRTELTDPGWIGKAWAGDYFVDLIFSSGNGVAEVDDLWFTHAREGVVMGVPVLLAPPEEIIWSKAFVCERERFDGADVANLLRAVGDELDWRRLLARFDRHWQVLFAHVTSFMYAYPSDRSKVPGWVVTELCRRTLDEHRAGDWDRPVCRGNLLSRVQYQHALEQLGYEDGRRFEERLRRAEGEGRHGETAELPAGGGR